In Isoptericola variabilis 225, the genomic window AAGCCGAAGTTCGCGGTTCGCGCCTACACCCGGTGCCAGCGGTGCGGCCGCCCGCACTCGGTCTACCGCAAGTTCGGCCTCTGCCGCATCTGCCTGCGGGAGATGGCCCACCGCGGCGAGCTCCCCGGCGTCACCAAGAGCAGCTGGTAAAACAACTACGCCGCAGGTCCGGGCGGTGCACGACGCACCGCCCGGATACCCCGGCGAGGAAGGGCTAGAGCCCAATGACGATGACCGACCCGATCGCAGACATGCTGACGCGTCTGCGCAACGCGAACTCGGCGCACCACGAGACGGTGACCATGCCGTACTCGAAGCTGAAGTCGCACATCGCGGAGATCCTGCAGGCCGAGGGCTACATCGCCGGCTGGAGCGTCGAGGACGCGAAGGTGGGCAAGAACCTCACCCTGACGCTCAAGTACGGCCCGAGCCGCGAGCGCGCCCTGACCGGCGTGCGCCGCATCTCGAAGCCCGGCCTGCGCGTGTACGCGAAGTCCACCAACCTGCCCAAGGTCCTGGGCGGCCTCGGCGTGGCGATCCTGTCCACGTCCTCCGGCCTCCTGACCGACAAGCAGGCCCAGGCCAAGGGCGTCGGCGGGGAAGTCCTCGCCTACGTCTGGTAATCCGGAAAGGAGACACGCCATGTCTCGAATCGGCAAGCTCCCCGTTCCGGTCCCGGCCGGCGTGGACGTCACCATCAGCGGTGCGCTCGTGACGATCAAGGGCCCCAAGGGGACCCTCGAGCACACGGTGCCCGCCCCCATCACGGTCGCGCAGGAGGACGGCACCCTCGTGGTCCGCCGTCCCGACGACGAGCGCTCGTCCCGTGCGCTGCACGGCCTGACCCGTACCCTCCTGGCCAACATCATCACCGGTGTGACCGAGGGCTACGAGAAGAAGCTGGAGATCGTCGGCACCGGTTACCGCGTGACGGCCAAGGGCAGCGACCTCGAGTTCGCCCTCGGCTTCTCGCACCCGGTCACGGTCACCCCGCCGCAGGGCATCGCCTTCACCGTCGAGAGCCCGACGAAGTTCTCGGTGACCGGCATCGACAAGCAGCAGGTCGGCGAGGTCGCAGCGAACATCCGCAAGATCCGCAAGCCCGAGCCCTACAAGGGCAAGGGTGTGCGCTACGCCGGCGAGGTCGTCCGCCGCAAGGTCGGAAAGGCTGGTAAGTGATGGCTCTCAAGGTTCTGGGCAAGGGCAAGGCCGTCGCTCGTCAGCGCCGCCACCTTCGCCTGCGCAAGAAGATCAAGGGCACCGCGGAGCGTCCTCGCCTCGTCGTGACCCGTTCCTCGCGCCACATGGTGGCGCAGGTCGTGGACGACACGGTCGGCAAGACCGTCGCCTCCGCCTCGACCCTCGAGGCCGACCTGCGTGCGTTCGACGGCGACAAGACCGCCAAGGCCCGCCGGGTCGGCGAGCTGGTCGCGGAGCGTGCCAAGGCGGCCGGCGTCGAGTCCGTGGTCTTCGACCGCGGCGGCAACAAGTACCACGGTCGGGTGGCTGCGGTCGCCGACGGCGCCCGCGAAGGCGGTCTGGCGCTGTGATGACCACGTTCGCACGGAAGATGAGGATCCTCTGATGGCTGCAGGGCAGCGCACCGGCGCCCCTCAGGGCGCCAACGAGTCCAAGAACGACGGCCGCCGCTCCAACCGGCGCGACGACCGTCAGGGCGGCCGTCGCGGAGACGCGGCCGCCGAGAAGAACGCCTTCGTCGAGCGCGTGGTGACGATCAACCGCGTCGCCAAGGTCGTCAAGGGCGGTCGCCGCTTCAGCTTCACCGCGCTGGTCGTGGTGGGCGACGGCGACGGCACCGTCGGTGTCGGCTACGGCAAGGCCAAGGAGGTGCCCGCGGCGATCGCCAAGGGTGTCGAGGAGGCGAAGAAGAACTTCTTCCGCGTCCCGCGCATCCAGGGCACCATCCCGCACCCGGTCCAGGGTGAGGAGGCCGCCGGCGTCGTGTTCCTGCGTCCGGCCTCGCCGGGTACCGGTGTGATCGCCGGTGGTCCGGTGCGCGCCGTGCTGGAGTGCGCCGGCATCCACGACGTGCTCAGCAAGTCGCTCGGCTCGTCGAACTCGATCAACATCGTGCACGCGACCGTCGCGGCCCTCAAGGGCCTCGAGGAGCCGGCCGCCGTGGCCGCGCGCCGCGGTCTGCCGCTCGAGGACGTGGCCCCGGCCGCGCTCCTGCGCGCGCAGGCTGCCGGCCTCGCCGACAAGGCGGCCGAGAAGGCCGGCGAGAAGGTGGGTGCGTGATGGCTCGACTGAAGGTCACCCAGGTCAAGTCCGCCATCGGCGGCAAGCAGAACCAGCGCGACACGCTGCGGACCCTCGGCCTCAAGCGGATCGGCGACACCGCCGTGAAGGAGGACCGCCCGGAGATCCGCGGCATGGTCGCCACGGTGGCGCACCTCGTCACCGTCGAGGAGGTCGAGTAACCCATGGTCGACAACGCCGAGCAGAACGACCAGAAGGCGGCGCAGCCGCTGAAGGTCCACCACCTGCGTCCGGCTCCCGGCGCCAAGACCTCCAAGACCCGCGTGGGTCGCGGTGAGGCGTCGAAGGGCAAGACCGCGGGCCGCGGTACCAAGGGTACGAAGGCTCGCAACACGGTCTCGCAGGGCTTCGAGGGTGGGCAGATGCCGCTGCACATGCGGCTGCCCAAGCTTCGCGGCTTCAAGAACCCGTTCCGCGTCGAGTACCAGGTCGTTAACCTGGACAAGCTCGCCGCGCTGTACCCGAAGGGTGGCTCCGTCACCGTCGAGGACCTCGTCGCCAAGGGCGCGGTCCGCAAGGGTCAGCCGGTGAAGGTGCTCGGCACGGGCGAGATCGACGTCAAGCTGGACATCGCGGTCGACGCGGTCTCCGGCTCCGCCAAGGAGAAGATCCTGGCGGCCGGCGGCTCGGTCTCGGAGGACTGACGTCCGCACAGGGCCGGTGGCGCGCACGCGCTGCCGGCCCTGCGTGCTTCCCGGGCCCGTCCGGCACCCGCCGGACGGGCCCCGTCGCCGGACGTGGTCTGGATCACGTCCCGGAGGCACGTAGAATCCGTCACGGTCCGGCCGCACGGCCAGGTGCGGCGACCGCCGGGCAGCGCCCGGTCGGACCGACGACCGCGTCGGCACGGCGCGGACCGCGGGCACCGGCCCGCGGGGCGCGGCGTGCCAGCCTCGTCGGGGTGCCCCGGCGACACGACAACCCGCCTCGGCGGGCCAGGAGGATAGGTGCTCAGCGCATTCGGCCGGGCTTTCCGGACACCGGACCTGCGGCGCAAGCTGCTGTTCACGATCGCGATCATGGCGATCTTCCGCGTGGGGTCGTTCATCCCGACCCCCGGCGTGGACTACGGCAACGTCCAGCAGTGCGTCGCCGGCATGGCGGACAGCACGTCGCTGCTCGGTCTCATCAACGTCTTCAGCGGCGGCGCGCTGCTGCAGCTGTCGATCTTCGCGCTGGGCATCATGCCCTACATCACCGCGAGCATCATCACGCAGCTCCTGCGCGTCGTGATCCCGCGGTTCGAGGCCCTGCACAAGGAGGGCCAGTCGGGTCAGGCGAAGCTGACGCAGTACACGCGCTACCTGACGATCGGTCTCGCGATCCTGCAGTCGACGACGATCATCACGACCGCGCGCTCCGGCCTGCTCTTCCCGGGCTGCGCCGTCGACGTCATCGCGGACGACTCGTTCATGACCGCGCTCCTCATGGTCATCACTATGACGGCGGGCACGGGCCTCGTCATGTGGCTCGGCGAGCTCATCACCGAGCGCGGCGTCGGCAACGGCATGTCGCTCCTCATCTTCACGTCGATCGCCGCGAGCTTCCCGACGGCCCTCTGGTCGATCGCGGGCGGCGCGAACGGCGTCTTCAACTTCGTCGTCATGCTGCTCGTCATCGTCCTGGTCATCGGCCTGGTCGTCTTCGTCGAGCAGTCGCAGCGCCGCATCCCCGTGCAGTACGCCAAGCGCATGGTCGGACGCCGGATGTACGGCGGCAGCAGCACCTACATCCCGATCAAGATCAACATGTCGGGCGTCATCCCGGTCATCTTCGCCGCGTCGATCCTCGCGATCCCGGGCCTCATCGCCCAGTTCGGCGACCAGACGGCCGGCTGGGTCCTGTGGATCTCGCAGAACCTGGCGCTCCAGGACCAGCCGCTGTACATCGCGCTGTACGTCCTGATGATCGTCTTCTTCGCCTTCTTCTACACGTCGATCACGTTCAACCCGGACGAGGTCGCGGACAACATGAAGAAGTACGGGGGCTTCATCCCCGGCATCCGCGCCGGGCGCCCGACGGCCGAGTACCTCGACTACGTGATCACGCGCATCACGTCCGCCGGCTCGCTGTACCTGGCGCTCGTCGCGCTCATCCCGACGCTCGTCCTGGTGATGCTCGGCGTGACGCTGCAGATCCCGTTCGGCGGGACGTCGATCCTCATCATCGTCGGCGTGGGCCTGGAGTTCGTGAAGCAGGTCAACGCCCAGCTCGAACAACGTCACTACGAAGGGTTCCTCCGTTGACCGAGACGACCGGAACGACCGCGGCCGCCCCGACCACCACCCCGACGACGCGCCGGGAGCTCCACGGCACGCCCGGCGCCGAGGCGCGCGTCACCCGGCTGGTGATCATGGGCCCGCAGGGCGCCGGCAAGGGCACGCAGGCGGCACGCCTGGCCGAGCTCTTCGGCATCCCCGCCATCTCCACGGGCGACATCTTCCGCGCCAACATCAAGGAGGGCACCGAGCTCGGGCGCCAGGCGCAGGAGTACTCGGCCAAGGGCGAGCTCGTGCCGGACGAGATCACGGACGCGATGGTCCGCGACCGGCTGTCGGCCGACGACGTCAAGAGCGGGTTCCTGCTCGACGGCTACCCGCGCAACGCGCACCAGGTGGAGGCGCTCGACCAGATCCTGGCCGACATGGGCTGGGAGCTGGACGGCGTCATCGAGCTCACCGCCGACCGCGACGAGCTCCTCGCCCGGATCGCCAAGCGCGCCGAGGTCGAGGGCCGCGAGGACGACACCCCCGAGGCGATCGCGCGTCGTCTTGACATCTACGACGAGCAGACGGCGCCCCTGACCGCGGCGTACGCGGAGCGCGGCCTGCTCGCGCGCGTCGACGGCATCGGCGAGATCGACGAGGTCACCGACCGCATCGTCGAGGCGCTCGCCACGCAGCTGGGCTGAGCGTGTTCTCGCGCGAGCGCATCGAGTACAAGAGCCGCGACCAGGTCCGCGTCATGCGACGCGCGGGCCTGGTCGTGGCCGACGCGCTCGACGCCGTCCGGGCGGCCGCGCGGCCCGGCGCGACGACGGCCGACCTCGACGCGGTCGCGGCGGCGGTCATCGCCGACGCGGGCGCGTCGCCGTCGTTCCTCGGCTACCACGGCTTCCCCGCGACGATCTGCACCTCGGTCAACGAGGAGGTCGTGCACGGCATCCCCGGCCCGCGCGTGCTCGCCGTCGGCGACGTCGTGTCCGTGGACTGCGGCGCGATCGTCGACGGGTGGCACGGCGACTCGGCCGTGAGCTTCGTGCTCGGCCCCGACGGCCCCCTGGCGCCCGACGCCGAGGCGCCCGACCCGCACGACGCCGCGCTGGTGCGCGCGACCGAGGCGGCCATGTGGGCCGGCATCGCCGCGCTCGCGTCCGCGCGCCGGCTCAACGAGGTCGGGGCGGCGGTCGAGGCCGCCGTCGAGCTGGCCGCGGAGTCGGCCGGGCTCGAGCTCGGCATCGTCGAGGAGTACGTCGGCCACGGCATCGGCACCGCGATGCACCAGCCGCCCGACGTCGTGAACTACCGCGTGTCCGACCGCGGGCCGAAGGTCCGTCCCGGGATGTGCCTGGCGATCGAGCCCATGGTGAGCAGGGGAGGGGCCGCGACCCGCGTGCTCGCGGACGACTGGACGGTCGTCACGCAGGACGGCTCGCGGGCCGCCCACTGGGAGCACACGGTCGCGGTGCTCGAGGACGGCGTCGTCGTGCTCACCGCGCGCGACGGCGGTGCCGAGCGGCTCGCCGCGCTCGGCGTCGACGTCGTCGCCCTCTGACCCGCGGTGACCGACGTGCGGTGCCCGTGACGTGCGGTGCCCGTGACGTGCGGTGCCGTGTCGGACCGCACACGGCCCCGGCCGGGGGCCGACTTCCTTTGGTTGCGATCCTGGCGTAGGCTAGTCCGCTGGGTGTAGTCCGTTCGTGCATGCCCGCTCCGGGGTACCGGGGCGCAGGTGGCCGGCGGCAGCACGCGACATCCACGTCCCGACGACGCAGGCCCCGCGGTCCAGGCTGCGGGGGTCGACGCGGCGTGGGAGCAGTCAAGACGAGAGTTAGCGGAGGACATGGCAAAGAAGGACGGTGTCATCGAGATCGAGGGCAGCGTGATCGAGGCTCTCCCGAACGCGATGTTCCGCGTCGAGCTGGCCAACGGTCACAAGGTCCTCGCGCACATCTCGGGCAAGATGCGGCAGCACTACATCCGGATCCTCCCCGAGGACCGGGTCGTGGTGGAGCTGAGCCCGTACGACCTGTCCCGTGGCCGGATCGTCTACCGCTACAAGTAGTCGTCATCCCCCCACCCGATCGACATCGCCGCCGACGCGGCCGGGCCTGCCCGGTCCGCCGAGGAGGCGGCGGAGGAACTCTGATGAAGGTCAAGCCGAGCGTCAAGAAGATCTGCGACAAGTGCAAGGTGATCCGTCGGCACGGTCGCGTCATGGTGATCTGCGAGAACCTGCGCCACAAGCAGCGCCAGGGCTGATCGCACCGATCGCCTGCGGTCCGCCTCGCTGAGGCGGCCGCGCACAGCGCACCACCACGAACCCGACCGGCCACGGCAGCAGCCGCGGCGGGCG contains:
- a CDS encoding type Z 30S ribosomal protein S14, yielding MAKKALINKANAKPKFAVRAYTRCQRCGRPHSVYRKFGLCRICLREMAHRGELPGVTKSSW
- the rpsH gene encoding 30S ribosomal protein S8, encoding MTMTDPIADMLTRLRNANSAHHETVTMPYSKLKSHIAEILQAEGYIAGWSVEDAKVGKNLTLTLKYGPSRERALTGVRRISKPGLRVYAKSTNLPKVLGGLGVAILSTSSGLLTDKQAQAKGVGGEVLAYVW
- the rplF gene encoding 50S ribosomal protein L6, with product MSRIGKLPVPVPAGVDVTISGALVTIKGPKGTLEHTVPAPITVAQEDGTLVVRRPDDERSSRALHGLTRTLLANIITGVTEGYEKKLEIVGTGYRVTAKGSDLEFALGFSHPVTVTPPQGIAFTVESPTKFSVTGIDKQQVGEVAANIRKIRKPEPYKGKGVRYAGEVVRRKVGKAGK
- the rplR gene encoding 50S ribosomal protein L18 — its product is MALKVLGKGKAVARQRRHLRLRKKIKGTAERPRLVVTRSSRHMVAQVVDDTVGKTVASASTLEADLRAFDGDKTAKARRVGELVAERAKAAGVESVVFDRGGNKYHGRVAAVADGAREGGLAL
- the rpsE gene encoding 30S ribosomal protein S5, whose translation is MAAGQRTGAPQGANESKNDGRRSNRRDDRQGGRRGDAAAEKNAFVERVVTINRVAKVVKGGRRFSFTALVVVGDGDGTVGVGYGKAKEVPAAIAKGVEEAKKNFFRVPRIQGTIPHPVQGEEAAGVVFLRPASPGTGVIAGGPVRAVLECAGIHDVLSKSLGSSNSINIVHATVAALKGLEEPAAVAARRGLPLEDVAPAALLRAQAAGLADKAAEKAGEKVGA
- the rpmD gene encoding 50S ribosomal protein L30, giving the protein MARLKVTQVKSAIGGKQNQRDTLRTLGLKRIGDTAVKEDRPEIRGMVATVAHLVTVEEVE
- the rplO gene encoding 50S ribosomal protein L15, encoding MVDNAEQNDQKAAQPLKVHHLRPAPGAKTSKTRVGRGEASKGKTAGRGTKGTKARNTVSQGFEGGQMPLHMRLPKLRGFKNPFRVEYQVVNLDKLAALYPKGGSVTVEDLVAKGAVRKGQPVKVLGTGEIDVKLDIAVDAVSGSAKEKILAAGGSVSED
- the secY gene encoding preprotein translocase subunit SecY, with product MLSAFGRAFRTPDLRRKLLFTIAIMAIFRVGSFIPTPGVDYGNVQQCVAGMADSTSLLGLINVFSGGALLQLSIFALGIMPYITASIITQLLRVVIPRFEALHKEGQSGQAKLTQYTRYLTIGLAILQSTTIITTARSGLLFPGCAVDVIADDSFMTALLMVITMTAGTGLVMWLGELITERGVGNGMSLLIFTSIAASFPTALWSIAGGANGVFNFVVMLLVIVLVIGLVVFVEQSQRRIPVQYAKRMVGRRMYGGSSTYIPIKINMSGVIPVIFAASILAIPGLIAQFGDQTAGWVLWISQNLALQDQPLYIALYVLMIVFFAFFYTSITFNPDEVADNMKKYGGFIPGIRAGRPTAEYLDYVITRITSAGSLYLALVALIPTLVLVMLGVTLQIPFGGTSILIIVGVGLEFVKQVNAQLEQRHYEGFLR
- a CDS encoding adenylate kinase, which produces MGPQGAGKGTQAARLAELFGIPAISTGDIFRANIKEGTELGRQAQEYSAKGELVPDEITDAMVRDRLSADDVKSGFLLDGYPRNAHQVEALDQILADMGWELDGVIELTADRDELLARIAKRAEVEGREDDTPEAIARRLDIYDEQTAPLTAAYAERGLLARVDGIGEIDEVTDRIVEALATQLG
- the map gene encoding type I methionyl aminopeptidase, which codes for MFSRERIEYKSRDQVRVMRRAGLVVADALDAVRAAARPGATTADLDAVAAAVIADAGASPSFLGYHGFPATICTSVNEEVVHGIPGPRVLAVGDVVSVDCGAIVDGWHGDSAVSFVLGPDGPLAPDAEAPDPHDAALVRATEAAMWAGIAALASARRLNEVGAAVEAAVELAAESAGLELGIVEEYVGHGIGTAMHQPPDVVNYRVSDRGPKVRPGMCLAIEPMVSRGGAATRVLADDWTVVTQDGSRAAHWEHTVAVLEDGVVVLTARDGGAERLAALGVDVVAL
- the infA gene encoding translation initiation factor IF-1, translating into MAKKDGVIEIEGSVIEALPNAMFRVELANGHKVLAHISGKMRQHYIRILPEDRVVVELSPYDLSRGRIVYRYK
- the rpmJ gene encoding 50S ribosomal protein L36, which translates into the protein MKVKPSVKKICDKCKVIRRHGRVMVICENLRHKQRQG